Within Lolium rigidum isolate FL_2022 chromosome 5, APGP_CSIRO_Lrig_0.1, whole genome shotgun sequence, the genomic segment GTAAATGACAACAGACACGTTGAATTTTTTTTATCTATTGTCTCATCAGTTATTTCATAAACTCGATCTAGTAGTGAAGCAGTATTCTCTTTGAAGCTAAGAATGTCCATCAGAATATATGTTCCAACCTCGTCATGGAAACCTGTTTGTTGAGAACGATAAATAAGTCAGAAAGAAGAGTATGTGTTTGTTTGAAAGGCTATATTTTGACAGTTTCAACATTCCATCGAAACTTATTTAACCGACTAGTTTTTTCTTGTTATTGCTGAATCCTTTCTCAATGCTTGAAACTGACATTGAAATAAGCATGCCACCTAGATACTAGGTGTGAATATTATGGACAAATGATTAACCTGGGAGGATGACCCATGTTCTCATCATCGCCATGGTATCCATGTTGAGCCATATTGATGCGAACACTCAAGCATGGAAATACCTAGCTTGTGTATAGTACGTAGGGTATGGAAAGCTCATCATAGACCCTGGAAGTTAAAACGAGCATACCTGCAAAAATACGTTAATATGTCCGCGAAAATTTCTTAGGTATATCATGGATATATAACTGGCACTGTAATCTAATATACTCGCTAGAAACCATTGCTCTCCATCAATCACCGTATCAGTAAACTACTTCAGTGGAAACTTAGAAAAAAATCCTTCACCGTGTAGATCTATCACGACAGAACAATACGAAAATCAACTTGAGAAAAAAAAAATAATGAACAGAGAGGTAAGTTGCTGAAAAAGAAGCTTTAAACACATGGGCAAAGAGAAGGGTATAAAATCATTCACGGTCTTATGTCTTCAAAGAAATTAAGAAAACTAGATATATATACCTTGCTGACTCGACTCGAATCAATCCAAATTGACAAGCATATGTCAAGATTTGTACATCCAAATAAAAAGGTTGATGGATCGATCAAAACACAAATAGCAAGTTTCAGTTTTCAGGTTTTTTCTTCTACAATGCATACCTCGCTCAGCTTGTATGGAGGAAAAATGTCTAGAACCGGACGTTCAGGTCAATTGCCAACTGCCAACAATGTAGAGCTACATCAGAGGTGGAAGCAATGTCAGTCGACCGTGCCGGCCGCGACGTCCGCAAGGCCGGCGGCGTACGTCTTCATCTGGACCTTTCTGAAAGCATGCAAAAGTGGAATCGTGAGAGACCAAATGAAAAGAGGCAGCCTGCTGGCTTGATTAGGAAACAATTGTACGTGTTGCCATATAGGTAAATTAGGAAACAGATCAAAAATTGTGCTATTTCTTCAAATAGAACATCTAACGGGTTTGACCCGAATTCTGTACTTGAAAACCCGAGTTTCTGTGTGCGTTTTCTGATACGATCAAACGGCTATTGAGCCTGGAGTCCATGCACCATGGTGCCCCTACtattttacctatatatatatatatatatatatattattttatacAAATCAAAGTATTAAATAGCTTATCCAAGAAAAGATTACCGAACTGACAATATGAACCTGACATTTCAACCAAAAGGTTGTGCAACTGATGAATCTTAAGTGCCCATTAATATGAGTGAGAAAGAGAATGATACTTATAAGCTAACGTGCCTCTGAACCTCATGGAATTATACAAGTGAACCAAGATAACTAATCATTTTAATTTGTATGTGGCCAAGTTAGTACAATATTTTTCTTGTGAAGAAACTAAATCAAAAGTCAGTAAATTGGTTTATTTTCTTTTCAAAACGAAAACTGCTAGCTCCTATTTATGACCATGATTTTTTTTTAGCCTATCTCGAGTTCAGTTCAAGGGATGTACAGACTATAGAGGATAAGTATGAATATGCAATAACCTGtgtgaagaaaaataaaatacataCATGATACATAAGCCAACAATGCAGACTGAAGTGGATGAATATTCGCCCAGTGCCAGAAAATGAGGAAAGTAGATCGATGTAGCATGTCAAGCAATTACCAATATCTCTGCATTCActgaaattttaagcacagccatAATTATGAATCGTGCTACCATCCATCCACAGCTAGAAACGAACAGCAAATACATAGGAAAAAAATATGAAGAGAGGCGGGCTAACATTGCTCCTCCAGGCTCGCGCTTTGCTTTGGGAGGCAACGGCTCCAGGGGCGGATGGAGCAAGCTCGGCGAGTGGTGCAGCGGCGGCATCCAGGCTGACACCTCCGCGCGAGGAAGTGGCGCCTGTGGCGGATCATGGCGGCATCTGGATTGAACTTTATGTGGTTAGTGCGGCGTTCCAATAAGGACTACTGCCAGACGACCTGGGGTGGAGAAGGAGAGCACGGCGGGGCGACGGGCCAGGCATTGTGGTCGGCGgcaagcgaggaggaggagattaCGGGGGGAGTAGAAGAGGAAACCGTCCGCAGTAATTTTCCTTGGATCGATCGATATGTGCGTGAGATGCGGGCGTGATGGAAGATCACCTGATTTCGGGTGGGGAGAATAAAGAAGCGTGGACCGTGTGATGCACGCACATAGACGGCCTGGATTCAATTTTCCTACGACACTTCGtgtctttataagtagtagagatgcgAGTACAAAATTTTGACGATACATAGCAGAACTACTCTTTTTTGAAAGGTAGCAAAACTACTCTTATTTCTGCACGATTGGAAACCTGAAAGCTAAAAGAGTCAATGAGCAAGAGTCCTCTACTTGAAAATTAAATGAAGAAACGAACAAATGACAAGGTAATGTGAATCGTATTTTTTTTAAAAGTTTCACCGCCTGACTTTTATTCAAATGACGACAAAATATCTGATTAAACATGCTCAATCAGAAATTCAGGGATAAGTTCAAAACTAATAACAGAAGACTCTAGCAAGAGAGCGGAGCAAGCACAAACATGTGTGCTTTATTAGCATCTCTCCGCACAAACTCGAACATAAGGCACTGAAAAGTGGAGATAGTAGCCTTCATCTCTCGCAGGATCGCTGCTGGGTTCGATCGCTGCCACTTCCCATCCTTCCAAGCATTGACAATCAGCTAAGAGTCTGTCTCAAGGATGACATGAGACCACCCCTTCGTCCAAGCCAGGAACACTGCATCACGACACGCCAACAACTCCACCATCCCAGGATCAACAATATACTCATACCGTCGACATTCTACAAGCACAAAAATTCCAGAGTGATCTCTCGCAATCACCCATGTACCCGCCATGTTGTCTACAACACTAGGAGCTCCATCAGAGTTCAGTTTGATCCACCCTTCTATCGGCCACTTCCACTTCGGTATCTCACCACCAACCTTAGCCCTCGGCGACGACAGAGGTACCTCAATGGATTTCACCAGTTCATCTACTTTCAGTTGATCTCATTGGCTTGTACTTTGTCTCCCCATGATTATAGTTGAACAACACCATAATCTTGATTTCTATGGCttgaataagaaaaataaaaaaatgaagtaAAGAATGACAATTCTCGCCATTGTTGAAAGTTCGGCCGGAAATGACGTCTACAAATATTTTCGAGTTTAACCTTTTTGCTTAATGCCCTACGTCGGGTATTGCAATTGCACCGCTCCTGTGTCATAGAGGTTCCAAGATGATCTAGTTGGCGCTACGAACCGGTGACCCGCTAGCATGGACTAGTACAACGCCCTTGGTTGAGGTGTTGAGGTCATCGAAGTCGCGGATGTGCTTCCCATCCACCCACCCCTAGCCTTCCTCTTCTTCCACCAACCCTATTGCCCCCTTTTATTCGTTTCTCTCTTAAGTTTCCCCTAATGTCATTTTTTCGTGGTTTCTTACTCATCTCCAATCCTCCGGGTAATATCAGATCTGGCTCTTCTTCGGTTATGGTATTACCCATCTCAAGGTCAGGCGCCGGCGTCTTGTTTGCCAAACATGTGCCGGCATTTTAGATTAAGAGAATCGATACTCCTTGTAAGTAAGTACCTTGCTAGAAGCTACTACCTCCGATGCAAATAACCGAAATTTTATAACGTCAAACTATTTTAAGTTTGACTGAGTTTttacaaataaaaaaaaatcaaatctagaCCAACAATTTAGATTTATTACCTTCATTATAAAAAATATTTTCGTAGAACCATATATATTTGATAATGTTAGATACCTAGATATTAGCATACTATAAACTCGATCAAACTTAGTACAAAAAATGATTTAGGTCAAACATAAAATATCAAGTATATCGAAAAAACTTCACTAATTTGAGACGAAAGAGTGGTACTGCCTCTCATCCAAATTAGTTATCCCAGGTATAATTTACCTAGATAGATTTaggcaatatttttatttttttacctaaatttgtgacaatgaaaattaatttggatcggatgTTTTCTTTCAAGAGCCATCACCGTGAAACTCAGCGGACGGCTGGATGCAGTCTGGAGGACATAGAACCGCGCCGTTCAACGGCCAGGATGCAGAACAAAGTAGCCGCTGGTCTCTGCTGTTCAAGGGTGGCCTCCTCGTCcatgccgcgccgcgccgccgctttgCTTGCCTCCTCCCTCCACCCTCCCACCGCACCGGCGGCCGCCGCGTCGGCGTTTCATGTCCAGGCTCCTGCCCCGCATCACCGCCCTTcccagccgccgccgcagccacagCCCGGTCTCCCCCGCCCTCGCGGCGTCGCTCGCGCAGCTCCTCGCCACCcgctccaccaatccggcctggGCCCGCTCCCTCGCCGCGCTCCTCCCGTCCCCGCTCTCCGACGGCCGTCTCGCCGACGCCGTCGAGTCCCTGCCCGACCCCGACCTCGCCCTCGCGCTCCTCTCGTGGTCGCGCTCCCACTCCCGCCACCGCCACAATGACGCCATCCCCGccgccacgcccatcgcgcactCCGCCCTCCTGCGCCTCCTCGCCCGGTCCGCACGCTTCGacgccgtggaagccacgctccaGGACATGTCCCACGCGGGCGTCGCGCCCACGCGCGCCTGCCTCGGCGCGCTCATGGCCGCCTACGCCGACGCCGGGATGGAAGCGAAGGCCGCCGAGACGTGCGAGCGCGTCAGAGCACAACACGGAACGCTCCCTGCGGCGGCCCACGTCAACCGCCTCCTCAGGCTCCTTGTGGAGAGGCGGCGGTGGAAGGACGCCCGCAAGCTGTATGACGAAATGCTTGCCGAGGAAGGCGGCGCGGATGATTACAGCACGTGCGTCATGGTCAGGGGCCTGTGcttggaagggcaggtcgagaagGGGTTGAAGTTGATCGAGGCGAGGTGGGGGGCCGGGTGCGTGCCGCATACCGTGTTCTACAATGTCTTGATCGATGGGTATTGTCGGCGCGGGGACATGGGCAGGGCGCTGTTGCTCTTGGGTGAGATGGAGACCAAGGCGTTACTGCCAACCCTGGTAACGTATGGGACTCTTATGAGCTGGCTCGGGAGGAAGGGTGATCTGGAGAAGATTACTTGTTTGCTTTCGGAGATGCGAGAAAGAAGGTTGTCGCCCAATGTCCAGATTTATAACAGTGTCATCGATGCTTTATGCAAATGCCGGTCTGCGGCTCAGGCAATGGCGGTCTTGAAGCAGATGTTTGCGAGCGGCTGCGACCCAGATGTCGTCACTTTTAATACTTTGATATCTGGATTGTGCCGGGAGGGCCGTGTTCTAGAAGCTGAGCGTCTTCTGAGGGAGGCCATTAGGAGGGATGTAAACCCAAATCTAATTAGCTATACTTCACTGATTCATGGCTTCTGCACTAGAGGAGAAGTGATGGCTGCATCTAATTTGCTTGTGGAAATGATGGAAAGAGGGTATACTCCTGACGTGGTTACATTTGGTGCCCTGATTCATGGTCTTGTTGTTGCTGGGCAAGTCAGCGAGGCCTTGCTTGTTCGTGAGAAGATGACAGCGAGACAGCTTATTCCTGATGTTAACATATACAATGTATTGATTAGTGGCCTATGCAAGAAAAAGATGCTTCCTGCAGCTAGGAACCTTCTCGCGGAGATGCTCGAGCAAAATGTCCACCCTGATAAATTTGTCTACACCACATTGATCGATGGGTTCATTAGGAGTGAGAATCTTGGTGAGGCAAGGAAAATCTTCGAATTCATGGAACAAAAGGGTGTACACCCTGACGTTGTTGGCTATAATGCTATGATAAAAGGATACTGCCAGTTTGGAATGATGAATGAGGCTATTCTATGCATGAACAGCATGAGAAAGGTTGGGTGTATCCCAGATGAGTTTACATATACTACACTTATCACTGGCTATGGTAAACAAGGTAATATCATTGGAGCTCTAAGGTTATTGTGTGATATGATGAAACGAAGATGCCGACCAAATGTTGTTACCTACTCGTCACTAATAAATGGATACTGCAAGCTAGGTGATACATATGCTGCAGAAGGTCTGTTCGCAAGCATGCAATCTGATGGCCTGTTTCCAAATGTGATAACTTATACCATTCTAATTGGCAGCCTGTTTAAAAAGGATGAAGTGATCAAAGCTGATGTGTATTTCGAACACATGTTGCTTAATCGGTGTTCTCCTAGCGATATCACACTGCATTGCTTAGTTACTGGTCTCACTAACAGTATGGCTTGTATCATCAGTCCAAACTGCAGTAGTACAGTTAAGATGCATGACAAACATGCTCTTTTGGACATATTCAAGGGTTTGGTTAATGACAAATGGGGTCCAAGAAATTCAGCTTACAATTCTATTATCTTTAGCATGTGCAGACATAATATGCTTGGAAAGGCATTGGACATAATAGATAAGATGGCAAACAAAGGGTACTCACCAGACTCTGTCACTTTCATTTCACTTCTGTATGGCTTTTGTTCTGTTGGCAAATCAAAGGATTGGAGGAGCATCCTTCCGAATGAATTTCGGCGAGATCAACTTGAGATAGCCTCGAGGTACACAATACTATTTAACCAATATGTAGCAAAATCAGTTAGTTGTGAAGTCTCTAGTGCCCTGCAGTTATATCTCGAAGAATGTAGATCCTCATAACAATTGGAGCATAAGTTTGACTAAGGAAAACATTTCCTCGATTCTCAACCTCAGCAAATCGAGACAGTAAGATCAGGATGGTGTGTAATATATACCTACAGGACATTCCCACCAGCACTCAAAGTTGGTAATGCTATTAGCATAACTAGATCTTCCATGGAATTGGTCTCACTGAAGGTAATAATCTTGATATCATATTATTAATATATGAGTTTAGACATTGATTGAATCTCTTGTGAAAAGTTCTTTATGATTTGCTTATATTCCATGACTTTCTAAGAACAATATCAATTTGCTAAAAATGGATATGCATACTTTCTACTGCACTAATTATGTGCTTTACATGTTAGGAGAAGCATTTGTTCTGTTGCACTATACTTGTATAGCTATGCCTTCAGATTATGATCTTGGGATTGCCTTTTCGTTTTTGTCAGCTCGAGAAGATGCCGTTTTCACATTTGCGTCCAAAAGGGAAGTGGTCTTCAGTTAAGCAGGTGAATGAGCTGTGCATCCAGCTGTAGAGCTACGCTCAGggttatcagagcatagtgttcctGATACTTACCAACATTGGGAGGAGCTTTATAGAACTGCTTTGGCTGTTGGAATTTGGTGTACACAAACACTcaacagcggtaagagtgtcctgaTTCCAGAAGTTGGCTGATCTTCCATGAGCCTACAGATTTGCGAGGAGGAATTCGGGATTTCTTGTGAGCAAAAGAAGGTTGACGGAAGCAATATCCGTCATTAGACCTGTACTAGCAAGGGACAGAAAACTAGGGCATCTACTTCAACTGAAAGTTGCATCCGCACTCTGGTTTGGTGAGGCCTGGTGCTCTTTCTCAGGACCGAGGACCAAAAAATTCCGAGTTTGATTCTAGTGGTAACTGAAAAAACTATGGAGTGATGAAATTCTGGGTCATGTAGGTACATCACTTCTAGGGTGTATATCACTTCAGCATACTGATGGCTGGAACAACAAAAGGTAACACAAGTTAATACAAACTGTTGGAATGTTGTATCATCACTAGCGAGTAGGGAGGAGCCCAGTATCTGAAAAGTATACTATAGAGCGATATCATCACTGCTGTACAGTATTCATCTGAAATTAATGAGAAAGAAAAAACCCTGCAGAATGTTAAACCCCTATTTCATTTCTGACAGAAGTCCTCTTTTCAGGTACGGTTAAACCCCAATTAAAAAGCGTTTCATCTTTGCTTTGCAAGTAGTACGGTTCAGTTGTATTTAATTGACCAGCTAGTATCAACAGAGCCAAACTGAATCACTTTTTATTCCAGATGCAAAAGGAACAACagaatcaaatttgaattacagACATTATTGTTAACCCACACTTCTGAACATTCAGCACACAACTACGCTTCCATCCTTCTCCTTATTTGCACAGGCAAACCACCCTTCATCTTCAGCGTCACGGAGAGCACGtgctccggcacgccgccggcaggGTTCTTCTGGACGACGTCGACAGCGAATTCTTCAAGCACGCTGGCAACGATCGACTTCATCTGCACGTACGCCATCTCCTTGCCAAGACAAGTCCTTGGCCCGGCGTGGAACACCGTGTACCGGAACGGGCTCTCCGGCCGGAACGCGCCGTCGTCGCCCAGCCACCGCTCCGGCCTGAACTCCGCGCAGTCCTCGCCCCATATCGCCTCCAGCCGTCCCATTGCGTAGGCGCTGTACGTCACGGACCACCCCGCCCCGACGTGCGTGCCGTCCGGGAGCATGTCGTCTGCCGCACACGACTGCGAGTCTATCGGCACCAGCGGGTACAGCCGCATCGACTCCGTCAGCGCCGCGTGCAGGTAGTGCATCTCCCGGAGCGCGTCGAACCCGAACGGCTCGCCCGGGGCGGT encodes:
- the LOC124655391 gene encoding pentatricopeptide repeat-containing protein At1g52620-like isoform X2 codes for the protein MGRALLLLGEMETKALLPTLVTYGTLMSWLGRKGDLEKITCLLSEMRERRLSPNVQIYNSVIDALCKCRSAAQAMAVLKQMFASGCDPDVVTFNTLISGLCREGRVLEAERLLREAIRRDVNPNLISYTSLIHGFCTRGEVMAASNLLVEMMERGYTPDVVTFGALIHGLVVAGQVSEALLVREKMTARQLIPDVNIYNVLISGLCKKKMLPAARNLLAEMLEQNVHPDKFVYTTLIDGFIRSENLGEARKIFEFMEQKGVHPDVVGYNAMIKGYCQFGMMNEAILCMNSMRKVGCIPDEFTYTTLITGYGKQGNIIGALRLLCDMMKRRCRPNVVTYSSLINGYCKLGDTYAAEGLFASMQSDGLFPNVITYTILIGSLFKKDEVIKADVYFEHMLLNRCSPSDITLHCLVTGLTNSMACIISPNCSSTVKMHDKHALLDIFKGLVNDKWGPRNSAYNSIIFSMCRHNMLGKALDIIDKMANKGYSPDSVTFISLLYGFCSVGKSKDWRSILPNEFRRDQLEIASSKSRQ
- the LOC124655391 gene encoding pentatricopeptide repeat-containing protein At1g52620-like isoform X1 → MGRALLLLGEMETKALLPTLVTYGTLMSWLGRKGDLEKITCLLSEMRERRLSPNVQIYNSVIDALCKCRSAAQAMAVLKQMFASGCDPDVVTFNTLISGLCREGRVLEAERLLREAIRRDVNPNLISYTSLIHGFCTRGEVMAASNLLVEMMERGYTPDVVTFGALIHGLVVAGQVSEALLVREKMTARQLIPDVNIYNVLISGLCKKKMLPAARNLLAEMLEQNVHPDKFVYTTLIDGFIRSENLGEARKIFEFMEQKGVHPDVVGYNAMIKGYCQFGMMNEAILCMNSMRKVGCIPDEFTYTTLITGYGKQGNIIGALRLLCDMMKRRCRPNVVTYSSLINGYCKLGDTYAAEGLFASMQSDGLFPNVITYTILIGSLFKKDEVIKADVYFEHMLLNRCSPSDITLHCLVTGLTNSMACIISPNCSSTVKMHDKHALLDIFKGLVNDKWGPRNSAYNSIIFSMCRHNMLGKALDIIDKMANKGYSPDSVTFISLLYGFCSVGKSKDWRSILPNEFRRDQLEIASRYTILFNQYVAKSVSCEVSSALQLYLEECRSS